The segment AAGACGATATGAACCGCCCCGTGGTCCTGAAGCACGAGGGCGTCTATCACATGTGGTATACCGGGCAGGCCCGGCGTCAGTCCTGGATCGGGCACGCGGCTTCGGAGGACGGTGTGACGTGGCACGAGCGCTCCGAGACTCCGGTGCTTCTTCCTGAGGAGCCCTGGGAAAAGGTCGCGGTCATGTGCCCGCACGTTCTCTGGGATGAGGAGAGGGGCGAGTACCGAATGTGGTACTCGGGTGGCGAGCAGTACGAGCCCGATGCGATCGGCCACGCGACCAGCACCGATGGGCTAAGGTGGGTCAAGCACCCCTCGAACCCGGTCTTTGCTGCCGACCCCGATCAGCCGTGGGAGCAGGCGAAGGTGACTGCGTGTCAGGTCGTTCTGCACGACGGCTGGCACACCATGTTCTACGTCGGCTTCCGCGATGTGCACCATGCGCAGATCGGCGCGGCTCGATCCCGCGATGGTGTTACCGGATGGCAACGCCATCCGGCTAACCCACTCCTTGCTCCCGATGAGGGGGCCTGGGACCACGATGCCTGCTACAAGCCCTTCGCGGTGCTTGAGGGTGACCGCTGGCTGCTGTGGTACAACGGCCGGCACGCCTCGGTGGAGCAGATCGGTCTGGCAGTGCATCCGGGCACGGACCTCGGTTTCGACGCTGCCCTCGATCGGTAGTCGGATATGCGGGGGCCTTCCGCGGCTGGTCTCCCAGTCCTGCGCAAGGCCCCCGTCACGCGCTCTTCCCGTCGGACAGTCGGTTCCCGCTACTTGACCGCCCTCAGTTCGAAGTAGTCCAGCCAGAGGCCGTCCTGGTTAGCTGCGTTGGCCTGAGGTCCCATCCACACGTAGTGGCCCTTGGCCGGAGTGACAGTCCCGAGCTTGTACAGGTGCCATTCGCTGTCCTTGATCTCCGTCATCTTGGGCTGGATGCTCCCGAGACCGACGGCGTGGACCGTGTCGTAGATTCCCGCCCAGAAGGCGTCGCCGCCGTTGCCCTTCTTCGCGACGCGAATCCGGGCATACACGTCATACTTCGTGTTCGGCTCGAACTGCGCGGGCGAGTAGTTCCACTGCACGCACCACTCGATGTGGTTGTTGTTAAGACGCACCGCGAAGCCATCCTCCGCAGTGGGCTCCTGCTCGATCCAGCACCAGTTCCCGTACTGCCCCAGCCCGATCTGGTCATCCTGAGCGATCACGCGCAGGGCGCGATGGGTCTTCGCGCCGGTGTGCAGCGCCGCCGGAACCACGCTCAGGTCCTTGAGCGGGCGCACCCACTGCCGCAGCCAGGTGCTCTCGCTGGGCCTGAGTTGGGCCCTGGTCTTCACCTCGAAGCTCACCGTGTTGCGCCGTGCATCCACGCGAATCCATACCCGGTCGATAGCCGGTGCGGAGGGGATGACCTCGATCCCCAGACCTGCCGCGTGGTTCACGAGCTTGACGCCCTGCGCCACCTGTGCGCCGGTGAAGGACCACTGGCGCGTGGCTTCGTCCTCAGGTAGCGAGAGGCTGAAGACGCCCTTCTCGCCGGCGCCGGGGACGACTGCCGTCACTTGGTCGGTCGATCCCAGGTTCAGCGCGAAGGTTGCCCGCAGGTCGCCCGACTGGTCCTCCTTGCGGGAGTTGGTGACCGTGGACAGCACCTCGAAGTAACCGCCGCGCTTCGGCACCATCACGGTCCGGCTGAGGCGCACACCCTCCTTCAGGTCCGCGCTCATCTCAAGCGCCCTGCAGTCGTCCGTCTCCTCCGGCGGCTTAGCCTTGTAGCTCTCCGCCCAGCCGGGGCCCTGGAATCCGCCCTGCCAGGACTCCGCATAGCCGCCGGTCGCCGGGTAGCCCGGGTCCTCCGGCATCCCCAGCGAGAACAGGTTCGGCCCGTTGTCGGAGCTGCGCAGGCTCAGGATCCGTCCGCCGAGCCCGGGGACGACCTCAAGCTTCACGCCCTCGCTGGAGATCGGCACAACCTCGAAGGACCCGCTCTTGCGTGAGATGCGTTCCTTGAAGGCCGCCGGGCTGGAGCCGCCTTCACTGAGGGCCGTCAGCCCGCTGGAGGCGGCGACCGAGAAGAAGCGGTCGAAGCGCTTGGCCCAGGTTGGGTCAAGGTCGGCTTCGTAGCGTCCCTTGCGGAACTCGTATGGGCTGGTGGTGGCGCGAGCGGTGCGCTCAAGGATCGCCCAGTCCGGACTCAGGCGGGCAGTGCGTACACGCTGCAGCACCTTCGGCTCCTGAGCGACTGCAGCTTCGGCTTCGTCCCAGAGCTTGTCCGCCTGGGCCAGAAGCTCGTCAGTGAGATAGGCTGCGCCGGGGCCCTCCCAGATGTGCATGTGGAGGTTCTCTTTGGCCACCTTGTCATGCAGCAAGTCGATGTAGCGGCGAATTGGGCCGGCGGCCCTCCCGTAGACGCCCTCGAGGAACTCGTCCATCGCTGCGTTCTCGTCGTAGTCCGGGTTCCACAGGAACTTGGCCATCATGTAGCCGCCCAGCGACGAAAGCTCGCCCTGGTAGGAGGTGTGGTTGTCCTCCTCAAAGATCCCGGTCACGTGGTTCTGGACGAAGAAGCGGATGTTGTCGTCCAGCACTCGCAGGTTGGGGAAGGGCACCAGATAGTTGGCAAAGGAGGTCGTGTAGTCCCAGACCCACAGCCGGTTGCAGACCTTCGCCCAGTCGGCGATGTCCTTGCGGAAGGAGGCATTCTGCGCACTGTCGCAGGTTCCCAGGGGATGCGAGAAGCAGCACTCGATGCTGCACAATCGCACGATGACATTCGGTCGCGGACGGACCGTGGCCGGTGCCTTCCGGGTGTACTGGTAGGCGAGGGTGTCGATGACCTTGCCGGGGAACTCGTCCTTCACGGCGTCGGCGATCTGGTTGACGAACTCGATCAGCGGGCCCGACTCCGAACCCTCGCGCTTCACGATGGCCTGGCACCTGTCGCACTGGCACGGGTATCCGGTGTCATTCTGCGAAACCGAGAACACCATCGCGTCGGGGTTCGCCCGCATGCGCCTGCGGATCTCCTCGGTGGCGATCCGCACCACGTCGGGGTTCGTCAGGCAGAGCTGGTAGTAGCCCTTCATGCGCTTGCCGTTGATCAGCGAGAAGTACTCGGGGTGCTGGTCGTAGTACTTGTTCGGCGGCACGAGCTCGTTGAAGGTGTGGACGAAGCCGACGTAAGTGACCTTGCCGCCGTGCTTCTTCGCCAGCGTGGAGGCCTGGCTGTTCACGCGGTTCCTCGCGCACCAGTCACCATCGAAGCAGTCCTTGACGAAGGGCTCGCGGTACTCGAGTGCGGGCTTCTGCATCTCGTCGAGCGGGCCGACCGTCAGGTGACTCTGCTTCGGAATGCGGCTCACTGTGGGAGTGAACCACCGGCAGCCGAAGTGGTCCTCCAGGAGGTCGTACACGCCATACAGGTTCCCGCGCAGGTTCCCGCCGGCAATCACCAGGTGCGGGCCGACGGTCCGCAGTACGTAGCCCTCGTCACCGAGGTCCTTGAGCGGAACCTGGACGCCTATCCGGTCGAGGTGAGCATTGCTGCCCAGCAGGATCTCATGCGCAGACGACGGGGTCTTGTCCGAGACCACCGGCAGCGTCGCGCCGGTGATCTCCTTGAGCCAGTGCTGCAGTTCCTCCGCCGCGTAACGGGTAGAGGCGCTGGCATCGTCGGCCAGTACGATCTGGAAGTCTGAGCGGCCGTCCTCGGCCAGGATCAGGGGTTCGGCCTGTAGAAGACCGGGCAACAAGAGCAAGGGCAGCAACAGCAGTCGGGTGACGGCGGACATGGGATAGACCTCCGAGATGCGACTTGTGTTGTGCGCGCTTCTGCCAGGTTGTCAGTGACACGGCTGTTGATGCCCCGGGGACTACTTCACTCGCAGTATCGTGGCCTCCAGAGGCTGGAGCGTGAGTTCGTTGCCTTCGAGCTTCGTGGCCCGGCGCAGGTCCTGGATGCTGCGGACGGCCTGGCCGTCGACGCTCAGACGCACCTTCTGCGGCGTGCCCCACAGATTCACGATAGAGACCAGTGTGCCCTCCGCGTCGCGGGCTGAACGGTACTCCACAGCCCAGGGCGCCCGTCCTGCGGCATCGGTTACGGTCAGTGGCCGCCGGAGGCCTTCTGCCTGCATCTCCTTCAGGAACCTCGCCCACAGCTCGCGAGCAGTCAGGTTGCCGGGGAACTGCACCACAGCAGTTTCGGCCAGGTGCAGGGCCCGGGGCCGATTGTACTCGTCGCGCCCGCACACTGGCTCCTCGCCGATCACCCAGAGCTTGCCGCCGCCAAGGCAGTAGGCGGAAATCGCTGCGGCCAGCGAGTCAGGTGCGTGCTTGAGGGCCGGGGCGATCACTGCCCGGAAGGCCTTCAGTCGTCCTGCCGCCGCCTGCTGCTCAGAGACAAAGCGCACCGGAACTCCGCAGGCGTTGAGCGCCTCATAGGCCTTCATCATGGCCCCGTAAGCAGTGTCCGACCAGAGCTGCGCGGTCATGCTATACAGGATCGCGACCGGAGTGCGAGCCCTCTGAAGCTTGACCACCTCCGGCGCGAGCCGCTGAAGGTCGAGGCCGACCCGTCCGACCGCCACCACGTTCTCCGGCCGATGCAGGATGCTGCCTTCGAAGTCATGCGTCCGGTCGTAGGTGCGCTCCCAGACCCAGATCATGCTGGCGCCGCGACCGTGGATTGCTCCCTGCCAGAGGGCGAAGTCGGTGTGCTGCGGCGGGATGAGCCGCTGCTCGCGGTCCACAATGATGTGGTCCTCGGTGTTGATCACCGGCACCTTCCGCATGGATCGCTGCAGGTCGTAGTACACGTTCTGCGCCATCCAGTTCGCGGCGTACTGGTCGCCGAACCCGGAGAACATGTTCCAGCAGTCGTTCCCGTTGAGATCGCCCATCCAGGCGAACTGCTCGGGGTCGCAGCCCCAGGCCAGGTTCTGGCGGTTCGAGGGCACGCACATCACCTTGGCATGGGCCAGAGTGCCGGGACGGGTGGCATGCACCACGTCGGCCATGAACCGGTGGTACCCGGAGAACTCGAGCATGTTGAAGCGGGCCATCTCGTAGCGCAGGGGCGTCATGTCGGCTTCGCGAGGCAGGCCGTTTGTGGGCAGTATCGGCACCGAGGCGAAGTCGGCATAGGTTGTCCCCCAGGCGGCATTGAGCTTGTCGATGGTCCCGAACTTGCCGCGCAGGTAGTCGGTGAACTCCGCCCGGCGGAAGGGGTCATCCTGCCAGTCTGTGTAGACCGGCTCGTTGCTCAGGCAGACGCTGTGCAGTGCCGGACTCGCCTTGATGGCGTTGAGGGAGGTCTCCAGGTGGGTCCTGAAGATCTGCCGGGCCTGGGGCGCATCGACGGCGACCCTGAAGAAGCCGCCACCACCCTTCTGCAGGTCGGGCCACTTGGCAAGCGCCCAACCGGGGAAGTAGTGCGGCGAGGCCAGCCAGCAGATCATCACGTTGTTCTTCTCCGCCAGGTCCAGAGCCTTACCCACGAAGTCGCGCATTGGCTCGTCAGTAACGACGCCCTCCGCGGGTAGGGTCGAGTTCGGCCCGCGCTCGATCTGGATGATGTTGACGCCGAGATCGGGGAACTTCGGCAGGTCGCGCACCACAGAATTGAAGTGCCCGTAGCCCGTGAAGAACACCGGCCTGCGCTCGTGCCGGCCGGTTGTGGGGATCACCGTGTCGGCCCAGAAGGCGCCATCCTTGACGTCTACCTTGCTGGTCACGAAGCGCGGGACG is part of the Armatimonadia bacterium genome and harbors:
- a CDS encoding DUF4838 domain-containing protein: MSAVTRLLLLPLLLLPGLLQAEPLILAEDGRSDFQIVLADDASASTRYAAEELQHWLKEITGATLPVVSDKTPSSAHEILLGSNAHLDRIGVQVPLKDLGDEGYVLRTVGPHLVIAGGNLRGNLYGVYDLLEDHFGCRWFTPTVSRIPKQSHLTVGPLDEMQKPALEYREPFVKDCFDGDWCARNRVNSQASTLAKKHGGKVTYVGFVHTFNELVPPNKYYDQHPEYFSLINGKRMKGYYQLCLTNPDVVRIATEEIRRRMRANPDAMVFSVSQNDTGYPCQCDRCQAIVKREGSESGPLIEFVNQIADAVKDEFPGKVIDTLAYQYTRKAPATVRPRPNVIVRLCSIECCFSHPLGTCDSAQNASFRKDIADWAKVCNRLWVWDYTTSFANYLVPFPNLRVLDDNIRFFVQNHVTGIFEEDNHTSYQGELSSLGGYMMAKFLWNPDYDENAAMDEFLEGVYGRAAGPIRRYIDLLHDKVAKENLHMHIWEGPGAAYLTDELLAQADKLWDEAEAAVAQEPKVLQRVRTARLSPDWAILERTARATTSPYEFRKGRYEADLDPTWAKRFDRFFSVAASSGLTALSEGGSSPAAFKERISRKSGSFEVVPISSEGVKLEVVPGLGGRILSLRSSDNGPNLFSLGMPEDPGYPATGGYAESWQGGFQGPGWAESYKAKPPEETDDCRALEMSADLKEGVRLSRTVMVPKRGGYFEVLSTVTNSRKEDQSGDLRATFALNLGSTDQVTAVVPGAGEKGVFSLSLPEDEATRQWSFTGAQVAQGVKLVNHAAGLGIEVIPSAPAIDRVWIRVDARRNTVSFEVKTRAQLRPSESTWLRQWVRPLKDLSVVPAALHTGAKTHRALRVIAQDDQIGLGQYGNWCWIEQEPTAEDGFAVRLNNNHIEWCVQWNYSPAQFEPNTKYDVYARIRVAKKGNGGDAFWAGIYDTVHAVGLGSIQPKMTEIKDSEWHLYKLGTVTPAKGHYVWMGPQANAANQDGLWLDYFELRAVK
- a CDS encoding sugar-binding protein, with the translated sequence MAPTPRTLCMTVLLALAGLALWIPAQAESLGPNLVANDDFEVASRFEAWHWVATDPTRATVTLDESVAHSGQRSARFHSELPHAPNVYGGLSQVVKGITPGSQYLIRLWAKGTKVGVVWFGGGPEWKARRGLPTGTFDWTPVELRWTAPEEPTDFELRINVDSETEALWVDDVSFQEVNPLGLEPHLKTLTPGEALRRGYLLMTPVERTPRIDGDLSDWPAEATATRMPQDAGVVMIDRKDDNDLSATLRTAADARNLYLGITVRDDVHWAPPEALAWTIDGLQVSFDPRHERTPGGYGPHDSEYSFVLDNDGKSRVQCWQPAQGLGDQSKALTLAVKRTGTETVYEAAVPWAAIGVPAGAGTPVLGLNVLVNDNDGSGRRGYVELTSGIGKVKDPSAYITALLSGTRSLAVLPAKPVAYTDEFVDLKAVAVLGAPLTQQATVEFAALDAKGRPSVLTTASLPAGTEGIVQLSSHMPPGTVPATTTQVQARLLDSAGRQVAVGKAALQVSGLKTQLAEEATRLKERTNQVEQLARQVEAKGLATDYERVALAVAQDFVGYALDDLAHGRPERAQHVLAVLDQSLKDTERTLRAYLAGTAKPLLVPRFVTSKVDVKDGAFWADTVIPTTGRHERRPVFFTGYGHFNSVVRDLPKFPDLGVNIIQIERGPNSTLPAEGVVTDEPMRDFVGKALDLAEKNNVMICWLASPHYFPGWALAKWPDLQKGGGGFFRVAVDAPQARQIFRTHLETSLNAIKASPALHSVCLSNEPVYTDWQDDPFRRAEFTDYLRGKFGTIDKLNAAWGTTYADFASVPILPTNGLPREADMTPLRYEMARFNMLEFSGYHRFMADVVHATRPGTLAHAKVMCVPSNRQNLAWGCDPEQFAWMGDLNGNDCWNMFSGFGDQYAANWMAQNVYYDLQRSMRKVPVINTEDHIIVDREQRLIPPQHTDFALWQGAIHGRGASMIWVWERTYDRTHDFEGSILHRPENVVAVGRVGLDLQRLAPEVVKLQRARTPVAILYSMTAQLWSDTAYGAMMKAYEALNACGVPVRFVSEQQAAAGRLKAFRAVIAPALKHAPDSLAAAISAYCLGGGKLWVIGEEPVCGRDEYNRPRALHLAETAVVQFPGNLTARELWARFLKEMQAEGLRRPLTVTDAAGRAPWAVEYRSARDAEGTLVSIVNLWGTPQKVRLSVDGQAVRSIQDLRRATKLEGNELTLQPLEATILRVK